taagatatttttcattcatatttggtcattttctttattttaatgtacGCGCATCAACCTATGAACTACCGAatcaagttttatttgaaatttcaaaattagtatttatttttatttttatttatgttgaaatgGTCCAAAGTAACACAGCTTAGGTCAAATCGGTTCTGATATTCTGTagtttgatacaaaataaatctattGTCCATGAAATGTCcaatgacaaattttataaaatatacaaatgaacAATGAACAATGATTAGAAGTACTTGAACGACCTCgaagttttgaaaatttcaaattaaaacaaaagtgatttctttttcaattaatgtGAAAACAGTTAACGACTAagctttttatgttttatgtatacTCTAAGAAATATGTTTgttgttttgagaaaaaaaagttcattatatACCTTTATATAACCTTCTAAATATGCAAACTGTATGTCAAATTGAGCTATGTTTAGAGATAGGTCGaccatttaaaatttaataatttataaaaataagatttcacagtcaattatcatcaatatttttttgtttgctttcctgcaatacatattttatttgttttaacaaatcattatttatataaaaaatattaataatttatacctTATGAATCGTTATTTTTCGTTTTGCTTCCAGaaaatttttctaacttttaaaattaatatttcttattttttatttcaattaatattttcttttggatgCCAAACTGACTCGACTGCCAAAAAACTCTTAAGCTAAAAACTATAAGTGCGTGTAACGttttaaaatgtcatttaaaaaaacctattgaTTTCGGAATAATTATCCAGTGATGTCATccaattcaattaattaaatggaTCATCTGAGGCTGTAGGAGTAGAGATTCaagcttttaaatatatttgaacgataaagatataaatattccGCTTTCATCCTTCCTCTTTTGAAGTTGATTTAAACAGCgacttaaataagaaaaaattttaactacATAAAAAACGACTGTAGTGCATTGGACCGgctcatataaattttattctacatCTTGTAGTACcaacatgaaatattttcaaaaaattatttcttatcatCTCTTGTAAGAATTTGTTGAAGATGTTCGTTGGCAATAATTTATTGTCGTATATCTTCAGTGTGACATGTTATTTCAcactgtataaatatttatgcaacTCTTGTAATTGTTCAATATCTCTGAAATGTTGTCTACATATTTCAcaattccttaatatttaatctCGACTAATTCTGTCAATATCAACAtcacagtatttttatttatctacattatcGTAGATTtgcataaatagaaataaaatataaattttttattgtgtttttctattttgaaatagtctaatatacatttttctaactTAAAAAACAGAATCAAAACTTAGTTggcgttattttatttttactttaggagaaatttttctattttatagcCACTGCATGTTGATATATGTAGTTCTAAAATCAGCTCCATATATGATCATTTCCTCTTTATGACTAAATACTTTTACTCGTTAAAGGAAGAAactattatatcataaaaattactATGATATAATTGTTACTATGAGATAGATGTTTCATTGATTAATTTCTCAAAAGGTATTTATTCTTAGTAATTATCAATTTGACATAGAATATCGACTAAGATAACTATGGAGAGGAAGTGAATTTTTCTACCACAAATTAACTGCGTCAACATATCGTAGTGTTGCCCTGTTGCACTTCACgccctacaaaaataaaaaatgcgtTTGTGgttctatttttcttcttaaaaaaatgcgTATAAATACTCAAAGTATCAACACtaaaaacattagtttttaactttaattcaatCAACATGAAAGTAAGTAACAATGGGAAAGCAAAtcctcaaatttgaataataaattgaccatactttatttttcttgacaGTCCTTCATTGCTGTATCTGCTCTTTTGGCTGTTGCCATGTCCGCTCCCGCTGACCCCTACAGACCAGCTCCTTACCATCCAGCTCCTGCTCCTTATCATCCTGCTCCAGCCTACAAACCCACTCCTTATCACCCAGCTCCTTCCTACAAGGAAGATCCGGCCGTCTACCAATACCAATATGCTGTCAGTGATGAATATGCTGGACTCAACTTTGGAGCTGATGAGGCCCGTGATGGATACTCCACCCAAGGAAAGTACTCTGTTGCACTTCCTGACGGTCGCATCCAAACTGTGTCCTACAACGTTGCTGATGCTTACTCTGGCTATGTTGCTGACGTTACCTACTCTGGAGAGGCCAAATACGAGCCATACCACCCTGCACCATCTCCTTACAAGTCTGCTCCCGTCTACCATGCTGCTCCAGCTCCCTACAAGCCAGCTCCCGTCTACCACCCTGCTCCTGTCTACCATGCTTAAGCTTCAttctgataatatttattagtttacttatttatttttaatgctaaataaatttatttcaacctAATTTGATCTCTTTAGTCATTAATGtaacatgtaaaaaaagtttttttattttcgaatgCTCAAGTGGTGTTTAATGATTTTATACCGTGATTAATCAGTTTTCAATACTCAGTATTTAGattgaatttacatataatttacaattatagttttttcatagaaaaacagAAACAGACGCTCTATTTTTAAGGATCAGTCATTGAATTCTAGAGTCAAAGAATGTTGACTTATAATTTTCATTCCCACACAAGGGGAATCCAAAACAAAGGATgggttgaaaaaaatgaaaaaaatataaatatagtttcaaGGTCAAAACTTCATGGATGAtccaaaaaacattattttttcaattttcttaattactaacttgattttttaacagTTTCAATTATTCTTTGGTATAAAAAACAGTTACGATAAAATACCATCCTGTATTTTACGTGTAACTTAATAAAAAGCTACGGAATTTTGAAATGTCAAAATAGATTCCAATATTACCAGACAGGCTATTATTTGCGTTTGAGGCAAACCAGttgttttgaaaattgtctatattttgggcgtgttaaaaaaaaactgaatctCAACCTGGCAAcctttataatttgaaaaatgatttcaaggagaacagcttagctggcatgacgtttcattaggtcaactataatcagctgtgacaagtaaggagggagagaagaacctaaacataaaagaataaataaattactttctttttttaagatttacaaTAGAAAAATCCTTCCGAGAAAGGATTaatttctcaaataattatttaagaaaatagaaGTCTGCCATATAAAAACTGGATGTTTGATatggaagaaattattctagATATTGGTAGTAAAAAATAGTACGCTTCACATTTATCTAAGGCTATTAAgtacctatatttaaaaaaaaaaacctgacatACCAGCATTTTTTGTTCACTAAATTATATCAAAGACAAGGATCCCTCACTGAACTTCAAAAGCAAGCAGCTGAACTATTTACTTGACTCTACATCAAATTGTGTTTAGGAGGCTAAACTTGTATGGACATCAGTCTTAAGACAATCCATCACtacttattatacaaacttgtaatgaaaattatttcaaaatcagtATTggtataaattcaattatttaaattttacaacacCGAGATGATTGTATTAAAAATCCAGTAAATACTCGCTTAAGTTTAAATCTTCTCaggcatacattattttaaataatttatcatgaataaaatattagttttttctttcctaaaatgaacaacaaaagaaaaatagaaaaaagaacactttcaaaaataatttatcctatttAACGGATTTTAGTGTGAAAAAAccataaatagtaaatattaaaagtggATCTCACTGAATTATTTTGTTGAGGCTCTAACTTCGACCTTGGCAAAGTCTTTATTCAAAAGCAATATGaagttttctataaattattattatagaaatagcTAAGATTTATAGGAGAGAAGcttgtaagtaaaaaatatcgCAGAAATATAGGTCGAGAAGCTTGATGCTCTAATGATAACCAAATTTCCTTCAAGTTTTCCTTGAGTAGTGATTGAAAACACTTTTAAATGATAGTATTCCTAAAATTAAAGCTAGGATTAACGGTATAATAAAACACCATAGAAAGATTAACAGTTGACATAGTAGATATGAATTATTGTTAATTGGTCAATACAAGAACCGGGATTGTAAAAACAGGGTCTGCATAAGAGATATCCACTCTGCTTTTAgagaatttacaattatcatattGCTAGGGatccatatttttgatttccaaaaataaacatccGGGCCAATTAATGTCACCTTAGGGCGGGAAAAGACGAATATTCTAAAATTGGACAAGCGAGCGCTACATTATCCcttctttagaaaaaattatgggTGATCTTACTTAATGATTATAAACAATGATCAATCTATTATAGTCGAACACCGTCAAGAGATCTGACGTTCGATTCGCAGGTCTCTCGAGACCTACAGGAATCTAGGACCAATTTGAGCTAGTATCATTTATCTCCAGGTGCACTTTCCTGAtcatcaaatcaattttaaaatagttcgATTGCAAAagtgacataaaaaaatgttaaaaggtCTCTTCAATACATCCTTTAACTAACTTAACCAAATTGTTTACCGTACAATATCAATTATACAATAGGTGTCATGAAGTCTCTAAGACCATGTCACAAAATGTGAATTTACATTCTTGTTGATAATCTTACagttaaaatataagtataaattttattttgatccttctttgtttttaaaatgacttactttatacatgttttatataacagaatatccttattgtaaattaaattaggGAGACTAATTGTTTCCTTCTGTACAAGCCTGTCCTCTTTTTACAGTCTGCAAAGTACCGTTTATTTAACTTTCATTATATACCTAGGATCATGGAGGTCGTTAGCTTCTTTTTAATAGAGCTCAAGCTCTAcccctccaaattaaaaaaaatatttattaaatatatatttacatatattcattctgtaagattaaaaaaaaatcccaattccGATTCCAATgcaattcatataaaaattcccAATGCCAAATAccattccaattctttaatatttaactaatagttaaaaatacctttttggcAATCAGGGTCGTCCACAGATTATATTTTGTGGGGGGACGATGGGCTTagcttttagaatttttttgaaaaaaaaaaaaatacaactattatattttttctaaatgatatttattggtaaaaacattaaatcaaatttcaaatattaaattttttgagaaaaattttcaaatatacgatttgataattaacttttttttaaaacccacgattattgagaaaaaataacatttttttaaatttcccatttgatacagaaaataaattttatagaaaaaaaattccaaacccTTAGTTGTTCTCAagaagtacatttaaaaaaaattaaaaatccccaGGCGTTCTtacaatagtaaatattttggaaataaatttgaaaaacttaatttctaatatatttaaaaaaaaaaaagattcaaatatattatttttccaaaaatagtaGTGCCTTATAAAAGAAGAGGTGATCTTTTCCTGTCTTAACCCTAAGTCAAAGTTTCTCCCAACCCTCCAAAGACagctatcaaaattatttgtgaatttcATCTTAGTTTGTGAGTTAAAGAGGAAAATATGACTCGAATTTTGTTattaccaaaataattattcaaaaaccatttttgatttaataattttacactGATTCtgaattggaaaaaatagtGTTAAAGCACAGCAATGgggtaatgtttatttttaattttgttgaaatgtccaAGTAGCTAGGTCAAAtatgttccttttgataaaataatacaaatgacaATGTTTGCGTAAAGTTGAACGATGGTTAGAAGTACTTGATCGACCTCgaacttttgaaaatttcaaattaaaaaaaaagtgatttctttttcaattaatgtGAAAACAGTTAACGACtaaactttttatgttttatgtatactctaagaaatatatttgttgttttgaaaaaaaagttcaatatataccttttttttcagttcgaagattttaagatttttcatgtaatattttcattttgttgaattgTTGAAGTCATAGAgtgacaagtttttttttctttttgatgtaaaatattcaatatatataatataaaaatatgcaaactgCATCCCAAATTGAGCTATGTTTAGAGATAGGTCGaccatttaaaaactaataatttataaaaataagatttcacagtcaattatcatcaatatttttttgtttgctttccttcgatacatattttatttgttttaacctagcattatttatataaaaatatgaatagtttaTACCTTATGAATCGTTATTTTTCGTTTTGCTTGcagcaaatttttttaacttttgaaattaatttttcttattttttatttcaaataatattttctttttggatgccAAACTGACTCGACTACCAAAAAACTCTTAAGATAAAAACTATAAGTGCTTGAAACGTAATtaaaattccattaaaaaaaactattgattttggaataattatgcAGTGATGTCATccaattcaattaattaaatggaTCATCTGAGGCTGTAAGAGTAGAGATTCaagcttttaaatatatttgaacgataaagatataaatattctgCTTTCATCCTTCCTCTTTTGGAGATGATTTAAACAGCgacttaaataagaaaaaatttaaactagatAACTAAAGACTTAAATGGATTGGGCCGggtcttataaattttattctacatTTTGTAGTaccattatgaaatattatgaaaaaattatttcttatcacCTCTCGTAAGAATTTGTTGAAGATGTTCGTTTGCAATAATTTATTGTCATATATCTTCAGTGTGACATGCTATATCATACTTTATTATTCCAGGCTCATTGTTAGTTGTATCTACCGATTACcaccttttttaaatcttttaaagagTAAAACCTCGGAAGAAGAGTTATCTCCATTGtatacttttccaaaaaacttaatattcctttaatagTAACATTTGATGATTACTGGATACTCTTTTTGAATTGAAAGGATGAGGTAGGGAAAAGCCATTTGTGATTAAAGCATTTCATTTCAGTCAATTTTGGTAACATAtacagcaaaaaaatataacttacttttatattttgttgattacTCCGTAATGTCCGACTTTTCACTTTGGTATTTACACtacttattttcaataaactACGATCCAACATgacttttcctttatttaaaaatttttatataatatatttcatttctgtcTTTGTTCAAATTCGAATCAATTTGTAAGgaattataaatctattatatgttactgaatattatttaactattacaatggataAATGCGCACAAcaagttgtatatatattgtttttaccttcaaatatttttttcattagacttcagattataaatatttttttctcttaacaatatatatacttgtaaaagtaaattaagtcatttttagAAATGTCAGAATAATATCCtaaatccatcattaatattttaaaatgcaa
The genomic region above belongs to Lepeophtheirus salmonis chromosome 8, UVic_Lsal_1.4, whole genome shotgun sequence and contains:
- the LOC121123373 gene encoding cuticle protein 8-like, which translates into the protein MKSFIAVSALLAVAMSAPADPYRPAPYHPAPAPYHPAPAYKPTPYHPAPSYKEDPAVYQYQYAVSDEYAGLNFGADEARDGYSTQGKYSVALPDGRIQTVSYNVADAYSGYVADVTYSGEAKYEPYHPAPSPYKSAPVYHAAPAPYKPAPVYHPAPVYHA